The following coding sequences are from one Primulina eburnea isolate SZY01 chromosome 15, ASM2296580v1, whole genome shotgun sequence window:
- the LOC140813659 gene encoding uncharacterized protein produces MESNIEEALRAKAMAEKHFMQNDLLGAKSYGLKAQMLCPELEGMSQMVTTFGVYLAAETKINGEPDFYSILGMDVTATKSKLKKQYKKLAVLLHPDKNKTVGADGAFRLVCEAWTLLSDGVNRRSYDQRRNSFAWNNSLAGAYDNCSMSSASHGRLDSFWTVCTSCHVQYEYLRKYVNKRLSCKNCRGVFIAVETGLAPVDVSLTYCTYPCVPEIGHGNHNSGVKYIPTTTGYCAPNGTSGHHTGYRSEYVSPNILFQGSSSGNSVGVFDPNGLSPASFVFYQSDGEAKKKKANGRDQKLKPTGHMSTNGCLHDELLKPRRGRPSKKRKFDLGSTSANGHEDTTTKFALEAKIANENERLKATSKLSSPLETSSKRCSVAPTFDARQFLIDIARKEIRKKLEEMRMASETAAEAEKRNACEAAKASGSTGSRHQSEAKIPVPLSITVPDSDFHDFDQDRSEECFKPKQIWALYDEEDGMPRLYCLIRDVLSVKPFQIYISYLSSRSDSEFGSVNWLDSGFTKSCGSFRVFNSEMVDQVNIFSHLLRKEKAGRGGCVRIYPRRGDIWAVYRNWSPDWDRTTSNEVRHQYEMVEVLDDYSEELGVWVTPLIKLIQFKTVYQRNPDNDSIRYIPRREMLRFSHQVPSCSLKLQGTDLPEGCWDLDPAAIPDELLPREFKVCNTSSVSQMEKYIESPDEQQHPVKHEGLDQIESFVSTVTASGCTQNVYGRTSSGGASANCS; encoded by the coding sequence ATGGAATCCAACATAGAGGAAGCACTTAGAGCTAAAGCAATGGCTGAGAAGCATTTTATGCAGAACGATTTGTTGGGTGCTAAAAGTTATGGTTTAAAAGCTCAAATGCTGTGTCCTGAACTGGAGGGTATGTCTCAAATGGTCACGACATTTGGAGTCTACCTTGCTgctgaaacaaaaattaatGGAGAACCGGATTTTTATTCAATTCTTGGCATGGATGTCACTGCGACCAAGTCTAAATTAAAGAAACAGTATAAGAAGTTGGCGGTGCTGCTCCACCCTGATAAGAACAAAACTGTTGGAGCTGATGGAGCATTCAGACTTGTCTGCGAAGCTTGGACACTTCTATCTGATGGTGTTAACAGAAGATCTTATGATCAACGGAGAAATTCATTTGCCTGGAACAATTCTTTGGCTGGTGCTTATGACAACTGCTCCATGTCTTCAGCTTCCCATGGCAGACTCGATTCATTTTGGACTGTGTGTACCTCCTGTCATGTTCAGTATGAGTATCTCAGGAAATATGTGAACAAGCGACTTTCATGTAAGAACTGCCGTGGTGTCTTTATTGCTGTTGAAACTGGGTTAGCTCCTGTGGATGTTTCTTTAACATATTGCACATACCCTTGTGTGCCTGAGATTGGGCATGGAAATCATAACTCGGGGGTTAAATATATACCAACTACCACTGGATATTGTGCCCCTAATGGGACCTCAGGACATCATACAGGATATAGATCTGAGTATGTCTCCCCCAATATATTATTTCAAGGAAGCTCATCTGGAAACTCTGTTGGTGTTTTTGATCCTAATGGATTATCTCCGGCTTCCTTTGTCTTCTATCAATCTGATGGGGAGGCGAAAAAAAAAAAGGCAAATGGAAGAGATCAAAAGTTAAAGCCTACTGGTCATATGTCTACTAATGGGTGTCTTCATGATGAATTACTAAAACCCAGGCGGGGTAGACCTTCGAAGAAGAGAAAATTTGATTTGGGAAGCACATCTGCCAATGGGCATGAAGATACGACCACAAAATTTGCTTTAGAAGCAAAAATAGCAAATGAAAATGAAAGGTTGAAGGCAACTTCTAAGCTTTCCTCCCCATTGGAGACATCTAGTAAACGCTGTTCGGTGGCCCCTACATTTGATGCTAGGCAATTTTTAATCGACATTGCGAGGAAGGAAATTCGAAAGAAACTAGAAGAGATGAGAATGGCTTCTGAAACAGCAGCTGAGGCTGAGAAAAGAAATGCGTGCGAGGCTGCTAAAGCCTCAGGTTCAACTGGTTCACGCCATCAATCGGAGGCAAAGATACCTGTTCCTCTGTCAATAACAGTTCCAGATTCGGACTTCCATGATTTTGACCAGGACAGGTCAGAGGAATGCTTTAAACCAAAGCAGATTTGGGCCCTGTATGATGAAGAAGATGGTATGCCTCGCTTGTATTGTTTGATTCGTGATGTCCTCTCGGTGAagccatttcagatttatatAAGCTACCTGAGCTCGAGATCTGATAGTGAATTTGGGTCTGTAAACTGGTTGGACTCTGGGTTTACCAAATCTTGTGGAAGTTTCAGAGTGTTCAATTCGGAAATGGTGGATCAAGTTAACATCTTCTCTCATCTTCTCAGAAAAGAGAAAGCTGGTAGAGGAGGTTGCGTGAGAATCTATCCAAGAAGAGGAGATATCTGGGCCGTATACCGAAACTGGTCTCCAGATTGGGACCGAACAACCTCAAATGAAGTGAGGCATCAGTATGAAATGGTTGAGGTTCTTGATGACTATTCTGAGGAACTCGGTGTTTGGGTTACACCTCTAATTAAACTGATTCAATTTAAGACTGTATACCAAAGAAACCCAGATAATGATTCCATTCGATACATTCCAAGGAGAGAAATGTTACGGTTTTCGCACCAAGTGCCATCTTGTTCCCTTAAACTTCAAGGTACCGATTTGCCTGAGGGGTGCTGGGATCTTGACCCTGCTGCTATTCCAGACGAGCTTCTTCCACGAGAATTCAAAGTTTGCAACACTTCAAGTGTTTCACAGATGGAGAAGTACATTGAAAGTCCAGATGAACAACAGCATCCAGTGAAACATGAAGGGTTAGATCAAATTGAGAGTTTTGTTTCCACTGTAACAGCCTCAGGATGCACCCAAAATGTATATGGAAGAACGAGTTCTGGTGGAGCTTCCGCAAACTGCAGCTGA